The Solea senegalensis isolate Sse05_10M linkage group LG14, IFAPA_SoseM_1, whole genome shotgun sequence genomic sequence GTGGCTGGGTCCTTCCATGTAACCTTTGAAATACTTTACACATTACACAGATCACATTATTGTCCACTCTCCTTCTGTGTTACATGCATGAATTAGCCCTCGTGGATGTGCTTCCTCACTCTCTGATAATTAGATTGCTGCTTGTTCCGACCAGTCGCTGCTGCAGTTGCTCTGTAATCCACGCCGAGATAAATGTGTACTGCTAATCTGACCTTCTATTTCAGGAGCTGACAGCATAGGTGGAtcctgtgtgtggggggggttttgTGTGTCCTACACATGTGGTAGATGATCCAGACACGTAGACTGAAGGCAGATCTGCAGCAATGCCAGAGTCCTCGCTGGGTGAGTTTTCCCACGTTTCTTTTTAACACCACTTTTATGCAGTGTGAAGGTGACACATTGATGGTGCTTTTGCTGCAAAATTATCATGTACTGAGTAAGAATAGCACTATGCATATTGTATAATGCAAAGTCTGGATTATGTGTCTATAGTATTCTGCCTGCATCATTTCTTTTGCCTCCGTCTGCTGGTCTATATCTGCAGACACAAGTGTAACCTCAAATCCTACAGCATAATATATGaggtgttttccttttcttctaaAGCCTTGTCAATTATAAGCATAGGTCTATGTGCTGTATAAATTTGAATGATATTTTTCCCTTTTCGTTGAAGTCAAGGACATTCACGGCACCTCTGCTGAATGTAGAACATCCCCCTTGAGAGAGTTTTACCAATCATCGCTCCAGCTGCACAGAAGCTCCAACATGTTCAGCTGCTTCTGCACAGAGCACAATGTGCAGGAGTGTGCATCACACATCAGTCAGGTGGGTAACGTTACATGTGTCTGTGGTCATTAGTTGTATTAGTACAGTGGTTTAAGACATGTACAATATGATCTGGAACAGGACACTGTATCCTGTTTTAGTAACGATCAGAATAATCCATAAAAGCTTGTCTCTTGCTGTACCCTCACATATGTAGGAGCTGTTATCGCTTGGCCTCACACCAGTTTGGACCGAGTTGTCGTGCAGGTCAGAGCTAAATGTCACGGCTGTGATAAATTGCATGTATGACCTGATTCAGCTGCATCGTCGAAGCATCCGAACACTGGAAAACTTGGAAGTGGAACATCACAAGTTGAGCAGCAATGTGGCCTTTCTTCAGCTCACCAGTACCAGACAAACGGTtcagtaacatttaaaaacgCTCACGTATTGACATTTTTCTTATCAATAACTATCAATAGTTCACGTTTGCTCTGTTCTTACAGGAGCAGCTCGAGGTTTGCAAAAGAGAAAACGCGGGGCTCGTTGAGAAAGAACGGCAGCTTCAGCTGAAAGTGAAAAGTTTGCAGAATGCTGTGAGAAATGAAAAGGAAGAGGTACTTTCTTTGGAATAAACTGCTTTTGATGGTGTTGAGTGAACATGGAATGACAGGTCCTATATaataatcacaatcacaaaTGTTGATTTCACTCTCGACAGGTGCATAAACTTCAGAGCATAATTGCAAGTCGTGCGAGTCAGTACAACCatgagatgaagaagaaggaaaaagaattTAACAAACTAAAAGAGCATCTGCATCAACTTCTGGTCGgtaaaaaggagaagaaacaaGGTGAAATCTCTCTGACCCTGGTAGAACCTTTTACATTCATAAATGTGTGAGCTGATGTAATTTCTTCAAAATTATTTTGGGTTTATTATTGGGATTAATCAGACGATTATCTGCTGTGATAGTAGAGATAGTAAGTTTTATCTTATGGGAGACCTCAGTGCAGTGTTTGATCTAATGTAAGACTATGTTTTCTAAGTTTGtttgaagtttaaaatgaaggCGACAGAATCAAGTGTTGTGATTGAAAGTTAAACATGAGCAGAAAGAAGTGGCGTTGCTTCCTTCATGTGTTGGACTATACTACAGAACCACTATACtacttattcttcttcttcaaaaaagctgtgttttcacacacactcaccaaggAACTCCACACGCTCGCTCGTCTTTCTCATCCCTTGTGTCTTTGTCATTGTTGCTTTCAGCTATTGATGTGTTAAATAACATTGGAAGAGCAGATGGAAAGAGAAGCCTTTGGAAAACTGAAAAGACAGAAGCAAAGTAAGCTCAAGTCTTGTGTCCTTGTTTCAAAAGAAAGATATTTTCTAAACAAAAACGTCATTGAAAAGAATGGCACTGTAATAAAACCTAGTTGGTCTTTCTGCTTTTGAATCTCAAGCAGGTAACATGAGCTTTAATCATAGCTGGATCCTGAATGATGGAAGAGTTACTTTATCAGTTTGTTattgatgaataaaaacacacccctacctttcttttcttcagaCATGAAGGCGAGATGTACAGAACTCTGCTGAGTGACTACGACGCCCGGCAGAGGGAGCTGGAAGTGGAAAATGCAGAGATGAGGAAAGTGTTGCAGCAAATGAAAAAAGACATGATGTCTGTTCTAAGTTCAACCAAATTGACTGTGACGAATGATAAACAAGCAGATGACGGCGTACAGGTTAGAAACGCTCCCCTCTTTCTCTATTTATTAACTATGTTATTCAACTATGTTATTCAACTCAAGAAATGCTTATGTTatggtttattcatttatttatagagATTAATGTAACTAACTAATGTGAGATGATAACAAATGGAAACAACCCACTGGAATTGCTGATTATCTTCCTCATGCTTGTTATTTAGTGTAGGAGGCATTTTTGTCTGGTGTGTTCATGCATTGTTTTCATGACCATGAAAGGCTGACTCgggcgaggaagaggaagtgctTGACTCCAGTAAGGAAAGCGTAGAGCTGCACTGTGTTCATGCTCGGGAGAAGCTGACTAACAGTATTCGCCTCCAGTGGAGAAGACTCAAGAATCATGTAGAAAGACTGGACAGCCAAGGTAGTCGTCACTCTGCACACGACCTGATGAACAAGTTTTTTAGatcaaatctattttttttacctaaGAAAGCAACCGCAGACTCTGGACATAGTTTAGGTTCAATCAGAATACTTGTGTTACTTAGTCAATATCCTATTTTAAACCCCAGTTTGTATGGAAAACACTAAAAGGCCAACAAGAATGTTTCAATAATGTTCCAGACAATTGAaggtaaaatataaatgtgcaaACGATTAATGTAAACATAGTTTTAATGTTGGactttttctgtttgtgcagCATCTTTGGCTCAGGTGGATGAGAGTAAAACTTTAGCTGTTCCTCGAGAGACTCACGAGGAGGAAATGAACAGATTGAAGCTGGAGATCCAGCAGTGCAAAGACTTTATCCAAACACAgcaacagctgctgcaggtAAAACTCTGTTTACACTCAAATCTGTGGGATTCATTCAGTCAAAGTTACTTTGCTGagacaaatgtattttttcaatCCATCTGTTGTCGCACATTTTATTGGTTAATTGAGTAGTTTTAGTAGTatctttttaatgttattaattatATACCAAACACATGGGCTGAGGTTAAGAGCACTATGGCACCTGTTTGctgacattttttaattgaTATCATGCCTCTGTAATCATTTTTAGCTGAACCACATTGTACTGTTTTCATCACttcttgcagcagcagctcagctctCCATGTGATGAGGAGACTGGTTCTTTGTTGAGTGACCGCTACATGTCCCAGGAGACAGAGCGCCTCAGAGAGGAGTGGAGGACCTTAGAGGAACAGAGAAAGATctttgagagggagagaaggaacTTCACAGAAGCAGCCATAAGACTGAGTCATGAGGTGACATAAATGATATTTATTCCaagattttttaaataaaatgggaATTTAGCTATGTATATTGGAGGCCAAGGACACGttcaaaaaatgtataataatttCAGGTTTTCATAGTTCATATATGGTGTCATTCACAGAGGAAGGCCTTTGAGGAGGATCGTGCGACATGGCTGAAACACCAGTTTTTAAACTCAAGTCCATTTGCAGACTCAAAGAAACCTCAGATGTCAAAGTCTAAAAGTGCCTTTTTAATATGTAAGTGTTGTGGACTGTTTAATCATCTACTGATACAGCTAACTTAGCACTAAAATATTGACTTAGTATTCAGGATGAATGAGGATAAAGAATCCTCATGTAGACCTaaagcagtatttatttatattattttagcAGCTGAAACAGAAGCAAGTGGGACAATGGATCCAGAAGAGCTCGTCAAATGTCCATCTGACACGACTTCTCCTGCACACGGATGTTTCCCACTCACATCACCATCCACAGCCATCACGTCACGCACTGTTCCTTATCCCAGGAAAAAGGTACAGTGTCTTTGTTTGCGTGGTGATtcataaaatattaagaaaaaaagaaaataaatcaaaatatagTTAACCAACAAATGTTTTCGCTCAATTGCTCTTCTGTTTACTCTCTGTAAAATGTGATTTCCAGCTCGAGCAAACCGAAGACAAAGACTACTGAGTGTGATGAGGAAATCAAACATCTTTTGTTGTGGAAATGTTCCACTTCAACCACAGCAAAGACCACAGTggccacacactcacacaggaaacaaacaacttTTTGTTTCATGCCATTTTGTCTGGCAAGATTGTAAAGTGATGAAATACTGTAGCAGTCAAACTAGTTATATGTgctcttgtttctttttccattgCTTACCTTTTGTTGGTAGATTTTGTAATTACTTACAGTATTTGGACGATACTATACATTTTGCTTTGGGAGTCATAGCTCATGTTTAGCAGCATGAGTGCAGTGCAACAAAACGTTGCTTTCTGGCTGTTTCTGCAGCTAAAATTTGGTGTACCATTAACATATGCCATTAAAACCATAAGTGAACAACAGTAACTTTAAAGTCACTGacaattttttgttttagaatGTTTTATGTCAACCAGTGATGGTTGGTTTGCCAGAACTCAAGATTTACGTAACAATCTTTGTCCTTTGTGCGTTTAAACTTGAAAGAAACTATTAAAACGTGTATTATGACTCTAGTTTTATAGAGGAAATGTTCCATAAATAGCTGTTAGCAtactttgtgtttcagtttaaaAGGAA encodes the following:
- the LOC122780807 gene encoding afadin- and alpha-actinin-binding protein-like isoform X1 encodes the protein MPESSLVKDIHGTSAECRTSPLREFYQSSLQLHRSSNMFSCFCTEHNVQECASHISQELLSLGLTPVWTELSCRSELNVTAVINCMYDLIQLHRRSIRTLENLEVEHHKLSSNVAFLQLTSTRQTEQLEVCKRENAGLVEKERQLQLKVKSLQNAVRNEKEEVHKLQSIIASRASQYNHEMKKKEKEFNKLKEHLHQLLVGKKEKKQAIDVLNNIGRADGKRSLWKTEKTEAKHEGEMYRTLLSDYDARQRELEVENAEMRKVLQQMKKDMMSVLSSTKLTVTNDKQADDGVQADSGEEEEVLDSSKESVELHCVHAREKLTNSIRLQWRRLKNHVERLDSQASLAQVDESKTLAVPRETHEEEMNRLKLEIQQCKDFIQTQQQLLQQQLSSPCDEETGSLLSDRYMSQETERLREEWRTLEEQRKIFERERRNFTEAAIRLSHERKAFEEDRATWLKHQFLNSSPFADSKKPQMSKSKSAFLISAETEASGTMDPEELVKCPSDTTSPAHGCFPLTSPSTAITSRTVPYPRKKLEQTEDKDY
- the LOC122780807 gene encoding afadin- and alpha-actinin-binding protein-like isoform X3, which produces MPESSLVKDIHGTSAECRTSPLREFYQSSLQLHRSSNMFSCFCTEHNVQECASHISQELLSLGLTPVWTELSCRSELNVTAVINCMYDLIQLHRRSIRTLENLEVEHHKLSSNVAFLQLTSTRQTEQLEVCKRENAGLVEKERQLQLKVKSLQNAVRNEKEEVHKLQSIIASRASQYNHEMKKKEKEFNKLKEHLHQLLVGKKEKKQAIDVLNNIGRADGKRSLWKTEKTEAKHEGEMYRTLLSDYDARQRELEVENAEMRKVLQQMKKDMMSVLSSTKLTVTNDKQADDGVQADSGEEEEVLDSSKESVELHCVHAREKLTNSIRLQWRRLKNHVERLDSQASLAQVDESKTLAVPRETHEEEMNRLKLEIQQCKDFIQTQQQLLQQQLSSPCDEETGSLLSDRYMSQETERLREEWRTLEEQRKIFERERRNFTEAAIRLSHERKAFEEDRATWLKHQFLNSSPFADSKKPQMSKSKSAFLISETEASGTMDPEELVKCPSDTTSPAHGCFPLTSPSTAITSRTVPYPRKKLEQTEDKDY
- the LOC122780807 gene encoding afadin- and alpha-actinin-binding protein-like isoform X2, with the translated sequence MPESSLVKDIHGTSAECRTSPLREFYQSSLQLHRSSNMFSCFCTEHNVQECASHISQELLSLGLTPVWTELSCRSELNVTAVINCMYDLIQLHRRSIRTLENLEVEHHKLSSNVAFLQLTSTRQTEQLEVCKRENAGLVEKERQLQLKVKSLQNAVRNEKEEVHKLQSIIASRASQYNHEMKKKEKEFNKLKEHLHQLLVGKKEKKQAIDVLNNIGRADGKRSLWKTEKTEAKHEGEMYRTLLSDYDARQRELEVENAEMRKVLQQMKKDMMSVLSSTKLTVTNDKQADDGVQADSGEEEEVLDSSKESVELHCVHAREKLTNSIRLQWRRLKNHVERLDSQASLAQVDESKTLAVPRETHEEEMNRLKLEIQQCKDFIQTQQQLLQQLSSPCDEETGSLLSDRYMSQETERLREEWRTLEEQRKIFERERRNFTEAAIRLSHERKAFEEDRATWLKHQFLNSSPFADSKKPQMSKSKSAFLISAETEASGTMDPEELVKCPSDTTSPAHGCFPLTSPSTAITSRTVPYPRKKLEQTEDKDY
- the LOC122780807 gene encoding afadin- and alpha-actinin-binding protein-like isoform X4, with translation MFSCFCTEHNVQECASHISQELLSLGLTPVWTELSCRSELNVTAVINCMYDLIQLHRRSIRTLENLEVEHHKLSSNVAFLQLTSTRQTEQLEVCKRENAGLVEKERQLQLKVKSLQNAVRNEKEEVHKLQSIIASRASQYNHEMKKKEKEFNKLKEHLHQLLVGKKEKKQAIDVLNNIGRADGKRSLWKTEKTEAKHEGEMYRTLLSDYDARQRELEVENAEMRKVLQQMKKDMMSVLSSTKLTVTNDKQADDGVQADSGEEEEVLDSSKESVELHCVHAREKLTNSIRLQWRRLKNHVERLDSQASLAQVDESKTLAVPRETHEEEMNRLKLEIQQCKDFIQTQQQLLQQQLSSPCDEETGSLLSDRYMSQETERLREEWRTLEEQRKIFERERRNFTEAAIRLSHERKAFEEDRATWLKHQFLNSSPFADSKKPQMSKSKSAFLISAETEASGTMDPEELVKCPSDTTSPAHGCFPLTSPSTAITSRTVPYPRKKLEQTEDKDY